The DNA segment ATTTTGATTGAAATATTCACAAAGGATCGTTCGAAttctctttattttctcaccATTTAAGCTCTACTATTCTGCTTTCATCATGAAATATTTAACCAtgtatgtttgatatggcttaGATATGAAATTTGCATGATTATATTGAGCAGACTCGTTTTCTTGCTCTCTTCAAGTTTTTCTTCACGTTTTTCTTTCTTGGATCGTTCAAGGTTTTTTGGCTCATGACTAAGAGGTGTCTTAGGATCCATATGGTTGAGTTGGATAAGTGAATGAACAAGGAATAGGCTGGAAACGAAACAGGAACAAAAACATGCATCATGTCGCGCAGGTTGAGCAGTTTCAGTGTAGGGGATCGTTCTCAGTTCATAGATTGCCTTAGGGTCTGGGTTTTGGTTtcttagaaccccaagaccttgggaaAGGTCCTCCATGTGGTCCTCtggccggtggtggccggatCTTGGCAGCCGAATAGCCTGAAGATGGGATTAGTGTTCTGCGCGCGAGCAGAAAAATAGGTTGGGTTGTaatggttcgttctccttctacaTAGCTTTGTTTGAGGTACTATGTTTTGGGTTAGAACCCCTAGATGTTGGATAAGTATGGGCGTTGGTTTCATGGCCAAAGGTGGTCGGATCAAGGAGAACGAAAGGAATTAGTATAGCTGCTCAGAGCTGGTCGTGAGCAGAAATCTGCTTGGGTTAAGTTCTGAGTTCTGGGTTTGCTTCGGGCTGGGCTTGGGCTGGGTGGCCTGGGTCGGGTCCAAGGGGTCACGGGTCATGTTGGTTGGGTTTGGGTCTGGGTCGTGTTAGTCGAGCTcaggtatttttattttaggatTTATTATTAGTTTAAGTGTTAAATAAAGACTAAATTGAATTAATGAATTTAAATGGGCTATTTGGGATAATATTTtggtttaaataattatttaagttaatcCATTAAATTTTATGGGCCTATAGTTCTTGGAAGATATTGGGCCAGTTTTGGGAcgtttgggcccattgggccagtctagaagtTAACGGGCCTAAGTTTAAGGAGTCAGCAGCCtgaaccaatccatgaaaatttATGCATAGttcgtaaatatataattaattattgcatgaatattttaaatatgtaaaaattattatttttatataaaataattaaatatatatttgcgggcaaaattttatgaaaatatgatCATGAAGAAATTTTTATGATTGTGCATGATGAAAGATGATATATGTATAATGTTGGGCATAAGAAATATTTTAAGAAAGTTGAAGTGGATGTGTGATAAATACGGGATTGGGGATGAGATACCTAGGCCCGGAGCCCTTTCCATAGAGTACGGGACTGAGAGTCGGGATACTGGGGCCTGATTGCCTTTCCATATGTTATGATGATTTGCCTACGGATCCAGGGTCAGCCCGGTGAAGGGGCCAAGAGGTGGAgatcccaccgccacgtacgttggttctttgATTGATCAATCATTTATACGGTCACACCACATTGATATAAATCTTCAGAGTTTTAAATGAGGATATGCCcttattatgatgcatgatgaTTATGATATGAATATGTATGCTATGTTATGAGATGATCACGAGTTATGTATTTTATgacatgcatgtatatatattatttattatgtatcgTGCAtgtgttatgtgatgcattaatttaattatgttgttattatgagatagaacgtgctgagactctaggctcactagacttaattggtgcaggtgagcagggAGACACTGATGTAGAGTATATTGCCCCGACTAggggtgaggacgtatgagatcCCGACAGTTGGCTAGCCCGTGACCTATGTCAGTTTATGTTTTCAAGTGGTCTTGAAGAATACTATATTTTTCCGCACaagtattataatttatttatgaatttatgaattttatgttaAATATTTTATGTGAGTTCGAGTGgtgatatttttatgcatggatttatgtttatttttaaagaTAACTATTTGCATGtagaattatgaaatttattgtaaaataaTTTGTGTAAGTTTATTTTCTATGTttcaatatttatgtattattataagTTTCATTACTATTAATAtctttatatattaaatatttatataagaaagaaaaaattgtAGTAGTAGGAAcgagtcgtttcagttggtatcagagcaaggtccttggagggtaatatcctgctacgtggagctcagaagtcgcactaccagtctgtaagttttaatgttttaattatgttatttatggggcttaggatttatgatttaatgatttaTGTTATGAATGATTTTAAATATACTAGTTATGCATTGTGATCACGTtagagatttatgaaaattgtAGTATGGCTCCCCGAAGGAATTCTCAGGAATCGAACACCATCAATGGCGACCAAGGTGATGAAAATCGTCGGAATCCACCTCCACCACCTCAGCTTACTCCGTTTGAGAGAGCCAGTGTGGATATGTTGACTGGGATTACAAGGTTGCTTGAGCACCAGACTGCACAGCCAAGGAAGTCCCATGAAGAGGACGTGGCAGAGAGATTCAAAAAGCAGGGACCTAAAGAATTTAGCTGTACTACTGACCCACTTGTTGCTGAGGATTGGATCCGTTCTCTGGAGACCATTTTTGCATACATGGGGATCACTGATGCTGATAAAGTAAGGTGCACTATCTTCATGCTGAAAGAAGATGCAGCGTTGTGGTGGGAAGGAGCAGTGATCGGGGTGGACTTGGCTATGTTGTCATGGGGAGATCTTAAGAAGATGTTCTTCGAGAAGTATTTCACTGTGGAGGCACGTGGACAACTGAttcgggagtttatgagtctccgtcagggagACAAATCTGTTGCTGAGTACGTGACGCAGTTTGAGCGGGGATGTCATTTTGCACCATTGATTGCGAATGATGAGCAGGAAAGATTGAGGCACTTCACAGATGGATTGCGACCTGACATTAAGCATGATGTGTTTATGGCTGAGGTGGCGAACTACAAGGCGGTAGTAAACAGGGCGTTGAGATCCGAGCAGGGGAGGAAGGAGATGAATGCAGCTTATCATCATAAGAGGCAGTTACAGCGACCCTTCAGAGGTAAGTATTCGCAGCCTGTGAAGAAACAGTTCACCGGGCCGGCTAATGGCCCGAATCCTCCCCGACCATAGCAGAGACAACAGGgccagcagaggccacagcagaaTGGGGCAGCCGCCCCAAATCCCAGAGGTATTCCCTTATGTAAGACTTGTCAGAAGCCTCATTCGGGCCAGTGCATGTATGGTATGGGAGTCTGCTACAAATGTAAGCTACCAGGTCACGTCGCAATGAACTGTCCTACTACAAGGAACATCCCGGGGCGTGCATATGTCATGCAGACAGAGGAGGCTGACCCAGACACGTCTTTGATCACGGGTAATCCTAACATATGTATTTAAGATTCGATAATTTGCATAATTATTAGAATTTGCATAGGAAATTCATGTTTATGTGACATtattttggtttaattaacTATTCTTAAGATGTATGCTCGTGGGGACATTTTTATGAGTGCAGGGAAGATTCTCGTTAGAGGTAATGCTACgtatgcgttgctagattcatgAGCTACACATTCGTTTATTGCTCAAGAATTCGTTAGGCGAGTAGGCATAATACCTGAGGATGCTATTACAAGATATGATATTACCTTGCCATCTGGCGAAATTCTTACTAACTCCAGTGTACTTAATGAagtggagttggagcttcagggaaACTTGGTTAGTGCCGATTTAGTGGTGTTACTGATGTCAGGATTTGATCTTATTCTTGGCATTGATTGGCTTACATCTAATGGAGCTTCGATAGACTTTCGGAAGTGGACAGTTTTAGTGAACCCATCAGGCGGAGATTCTTTTGTCTTTCTCGCAGCTCAGAGTAGTAGTGCTTCGCTTGTCATATCTTATGTGCATGAAAGAAGGTTGTTACGGAAGGGTTGTCAGGGATTTCTTGCAAGTGTAATAGCAGCAGGCGAGTCATCTACTAGATCTATAACAGATGTGGAGATTTTTCGTGAGTtttcggatgtctttccggatgatgtggtaggaattccaccagttagagaggttgaattcagtaTCGAGCTGTTACCAGgcactgtgcctatctctaaggcaccgtatcgccTTGCTCCCACAGAGATGAAAGAATTGAGAGAACATATTCAGGAGCTTCTAGAGAAGGGCTTTATTCGCCCCAGCgtgtcaccttggggtgcaccggtcttatttgtgaagaagaaagacgaCAACATGAGGCTTTGTATTGGCTATCAAGAGCTGAACAGATTCATCgcgaagaataagtatccactgccgaggatagaagatttatttgatcagttgcagggagcatTGGTTTTTTCTAAGATCGATCTACGATCTGGTTATCACCAGCTTCGAGTCAGAGAGgaggatgtgtccaagactgcttttcggacatgttatgggcattacgagtttatggtaatgccatttggactgactaatgctccagcggttttcatggatctcatgaaccgtgtctttaggCCATATCTTGACcagtttgtcattgttttcatcgacGATATATTGATTTATTCGAGGATCTTGGAGGAGCATAGACAACATTTGCAGACAGTTTTGCAGACCTTGAGAGAGCATAATTTGTATGCAaaattcagcaagtgcgagttttggctagagCAGGTGGCATTCTTGGGCCACATTGTTTCTAAGGAGGGTATAGCAGTGGATCCATCGAAAGTCAAGGCTGTTCAGAATTGGGGGACTCCGAAGAATGCTTCTGAGATACGCAGCTTCTTGGGCTTAGCCGGTTATTATCGGAAGTTCATCAAGAGTTTCTATTCTATAGCAGTACCCTTGACATCACTGACCAAGAAGAACGCCAAGTATGTTTGGAGTCCCgagtgtcagaggagctttgatcataTTAAGGAGGCACTTACTTCTGCACTAGTGTTGGTGATTCCAGTAGATCATGAGGAGTTTGTGGTATATACAGATACGTCTAAGATGGGCTTAGGTGTTGTTCTTATGCATAATGGTAAGGTGATTgcctatgcgtcgagacagttgaagactcatgagcagaactatccgacccacgatttagagcttgcagctgTTGTGTTTGCACTTAAGATATGGagacattatttgtacggtgagaaattccagatttttactgatcacaagagtctcaagtacttcttcactcagaaagagttgaatatgagacaacgccggtggttggaattagttaaggattatgattgtgacattagctatcatccaggtaaagctaatgtagtggtcGATGCGTTGAGTCGGAAGACTTCCGCGTTATCTTATATTTCAGTTCAGCAACCTCTACAGGCTGAAATTCGGAGGTTTGACTTAGAGATCTACCCCAGTGGACGCGCACCAAGTTTATCTGCCCTTGTATTACAGCCGACTATTAAGGAACAGATTCGAGAAGGACAGACCACTGATGAGCAGTTACAGCGCATGAGGCGCAAGGATGAATCAAAAGGTAGTCTTCTCTATACAGTGGATGATGGAATTATTCGATACAGAGGACGTTTGTGGGTGCCGAGAACTGATCAGTTGAGAGCAGATATCATGTCTGAGGCACATGCATCAGCGTATTCCATCCATCCTgggagtacgaagatgtaccatgatttgatgaacttgtattggtggccaggtatgaagaGAGATATTGGTCGATTTGTCTccgagtgcttgacttgtcagcaagtcaaggcagagcatcagcgaccAGCGGGATTGCTACGACCACTCCCTATCccggagtggaaatgggagaatatatCTATGGACTTTGTAGTGGGACTACCGAAGAGTGCTAGAGGATCGATAACAATTTGGGTGATTGTCGATCGACTCACCAAATCTGCACACTTTCTGCCAGTAAGGACTACTTTCACTTTGACTCAGTTTGCAGAGCTTTATATCAAGGAGATAGTCAGACTGCACGGTATTCCACTGTCTATCGTGTCAGATCGAGATCCAAGGTTCACTtctgcattttggaagagtctgcatacagctttggggactaagTTATTGTTCAGCACTGCATTTcaccctcagacagatggtcagacaAAGAGAGtaatccagacacttgaggatctaTTGAGGGCATGTGTGATCGACTTCCAGGACTCGTGGGAGTCAAGATTGCCGTTgctggagtttacctataacaatagTTTCCAAGCGTCCATAGGTATGACTCCATTCAAGGCTCTCTACGGAAGACGGTGTAGATCTCCTGTACATTGGGACGAAGTTGGAGAGAGGGTTCTTCTAGGACCCGATTTAGTACAGCGGACCGCGGATATTGTGACTCAGATCAGAGAGCGGATGAGGACCgcacagagtcgtcagaagagttgtGCTGATCAATGACGAAGATACCTCGAATTTGCCATGGGAGATCATGTGTTCCTGAAGGTCTCGCCTATGAAAGGCGTGATGCGTTTTGGTAGGAGAGGCAAGCTCAACCCGAGGTATATTGGTCCTTTCGAAATTTTGGAGAGGATTGGCatgttggcctaccgtttggcaTTACCACCGAACCTGGCGGCAGtccacaacgtgttccacgtatctatgCTTTGGAAGTATACTTCTAATCCATCgcatgttttggattttgaaccTCTACAACTGTCTCCAGAGCTAGCATTTGAGGAAAAACCCATTCGGCTCTTAGCTCATGAGGAaaggaggcttaggacgcgggttgttccgatggtcaaagtccagtggctgaattattccgaggaggaagctacttgggtgACCGAGGCCAATATGAGGGCTCGTTACCCAGAGTTATTCGGTACGTaacttaatttcgaggacgaaattcaatttaagggggaagAGTTGTAACGTCCGAaatttttctaagtgatttcgcatgcataattaaaaaaaaaattaatttaaagacTTAATTTATAGAAAATAGTTGTTTGTTAAGTACATATTATTGGAAACCTATTTTTCACCTACTAAGTCCATTTTAAGAGCTTTTAGtacacttttaaaatttaaataccttTTTGGATGATTATTAAGCATATTAGTAAAGAGACCATTTAAAAATCACTAAACAAATGCCATGATTGAACCCAATAATTCACAACCCATTCACGTGAAGGCTAGGAGACAACTATCTACCATGCATTCAATATGTTTAATTTGGGCCatctcattttattttatatcacaCCACGTGAAGCATTCCATCCACCatctcttttcttctttcttccttTCCATTTAGCTGCCGACACTTTCTTCTTCATAGCATAACACATACCATACACGATCTTTTGGAAGGTTCAAGCAAGGTTTTAAGTTCCGTTCGTCTCGGAGAACCAATATGCATCGGTATCGTATTTTGATTGAAATATTCGCAAAGGCACGTTCAAAttctctttattttctcaccATTTAAGCTCTAATATTCTTCTTTCATCATGAAATATTTAACCAtgtatgtttgatatggcttaGATATGAAATTTGCATGATTATATTGAGCAGACTCGTTTTCTTGCTCTCTTCAAGTTTTTCCTCACGTTTTTCTTGCTTGGATCGTTCAAGATTTTTTGACTCATGACTAAGAGGTGTCTTAGGATCCCTATGGTTGAGTTGGAAAAGTTAATGAACAAGGAATAGGCTGGAAACGAAACAGGAACAAAAACATGCATCATGGCGCGCAGGTTGAGCAGTTTCAGTGTAGGGGATCGTTCTCAGTCCATAGATTGCGTTAGGGTCTGGGTTTTGGTTtcttagaaccccaagaccttgggaaAGGTCCTCCTTGTGGTCCTCCGGCTGGTGGTGGCCGGATCTTGGCAGCCGAATAGCCTAAAGATGGGATTAGTGTTCTGCGCGCGAGAAAAAAAATAGGTTGGGTTGTaatggttcgttctccttctacaggGCTTTGTTTGAGGTAATATTttttgggttagaaccccctaGATGTTGGATAAGTATAGGCGTTGGTTTTATGGCCAAAGGTGGTCGGATCAAGGAGAACGAAAGGAATTAGTACAGCTGCTCAGAGCTGGTCGTAAGCAGAAATCTGCTTGGGTTAAGTTCTGAGTTCTGGGTTTGCTTCGGGCTGGGCTTGGgctgggtggtccgggtcgggtccgaGGGGTCACGGGTCATGTTGGTTGGGTTTGGGTCCGGGTCgtgttagtcgggctcgggtatttttattttaggatTTATTATTAGTTTAAGTGTTAAATTAAGCCTAAATTGAATTAATGAATTTAAATGGGCTATTTGGGATAAtattttgggcttaaataattatttaagttaatcCATTAAATTTTATGGGCCTATAGTTCATGAAAGATATTGGGCCAGTTTTGGGACGtttaggcccattgggccagtctagaagttaatgggcctaagttTAAGGATTCAACAGCCtgaaccaatccatgaaaatttATGCATAGTCcgttaatatataattaattattgcatgaatattttaaatatgtaaaaattattatttttatataaaataattaaatatatatttgcgggcaaaattttatgaaaatatgatcatgaaaatttttttatgattgtgCATGATGAAAGATGATATATGTATAATGTTGGTCATAAGaaatattttaagaaatttgAAGTGGATGTGTGACAAATACGGGATTGGAGATGGGATACCTAGGCCCGGAGCCCTTTCCATAGAGTACGGGATTGAGAGTCGGGATATTGGGGCCCGATTGCCTTTTCATATGTTATGATGATTTGCCTACGGATCCAGGGTCAGCCCGGTGAAGGGGCCAAGAGGTGGAGATCTCAccaccacgtacgttggttttttgATTGATCAATCACTTATACGGTCACACCACATGGATATAAATCTTCAGAGTTTTAAATGAGGATATGCCcttattatgatgcatgatgaTTATGATATGAATATGTATGCTATGTTATAAGATGATCATGAGTTATGTATTTTATgacatgcatgtatatatattatttattatgtatcgTGCAtgtgttatgtgatgcattattttaatcaTGTTATTATTATGAGATAgactctaggctcactagacttaaTTGGTGCAGGTAAGCAGAGAGACACTGATGTAGAGTATATTGCCCCGACTGacggtgaggacgtatgagttcCCGACAGTTGGCTAGCACGTGACCTATGCTCAGTTTATGTTTTCAAGTGGTCTTGAAGAATACTATATTTTTCCGCACaagtattataatttatttatgaatttatgaattttacGTTAAAGATTTTATGTGAGTTCGAGTGgtgatatttttatgcatgaatttatgtttatttttaaatataactaTTTGCATGtagaattatgaaatttattgtaaaataaTTTGTGTAagtttattttctaaatttcaatatttatgtattattataagTTTCATTACTATTaatatctttatatatatatatatatattaaatatttatataagaaaaaaaaatgtagtAGTAGGATCGAGTCGTTTCAATATATGTGCATGCATATGATGTGAATTGGATAATTGGATCAACAAAGAAAACTCATGCTCAAACCGGAGGTGCCAGAGTGCATATTACCGACTCGGAAATACCCGTGGATAACTAGCACAAACATCCAGACGTGGATCTGAAATGTCTTGAAAACATCTCAGCCCTCCTGACCCATCGGCCACTGTGACTCATGATGTCCAATCATCCACAAACTAGGG comes from the Henckelia pumila isolate YLH828 chromosome 1, ASM3356847v2, whole genome shotgun sequence genome and includes:
- the LOC140873993 gene encoding uncharacterized protein; amino-acid sequence: MGDHVFLKVSPMKGVMRFGRRGKLNPRYIGPFEILERIGMLAYRLALPPNLAAVHNVFHVSMLWKYTSNPSHVLDFEPLQLSPELAFEEKPIRLLAHEERRLRTRYNCLIGNRVTTYVEANAL